The Rhizobium viscosum genomic sequence AACAGTCTCAGACATCAGCGTCTCCTAGTAACTGTCTAAGCCGCGAGATATCGGCCACGAGGGTGTCGGAGCCGCCGGTCGCCCTGATATCGAGCGGCCGGGAACTGAACCCCTGAACAAAATCGCGGATGGTTGTGCCGCGGCCGGAGCCGACATTGACGGCTCCTGTTGCGGAGGAAAGGGCGAGACGCACGACAAGCGCCGCCGCATCCGCCGCCGGCAGAAAATCTCTGACGCTGTCACCACCCGGAAGCATGAACGGCTGGCTCAGGTCCTCTTCTGCCAGCCGACGCTCGATGGATGGCCGAAGGAACGAGCCGGTTTGCGCTGGATCGTGAATCGAGAAAACGCGTGCCGCACAATAGGCGCGGCCGGATACCTCGCAAATGTCGGCCGCAACACTCTCGCCGACCCATTTTGTCCGTCCGTAGAAAGAGGGTGGCGCCTTTTCGGCGTCCTCAGCTATCGGCAGATCCGACGGCGCATAGATATGGCTTGATGAGCAGTAGAGGAACGTGGCCGGGTGCCTCTCGAGCGCCGAGAGGAGATTGATCGTACCGCCGACATTCACGGCATAGGCACGGGCAGGATCTGCCTTGACCGATGCCACCGGCACCAAGGCTGCTAGATGAATAACCTTATCGATCGGCTGAAGGGCGGCGATTGCCGCTCGCATCGCATCCAGATCCGTGAGGTCCGCCTTGTTGACGATCACATCGGCGCCTGGCGCGAATTGGGCGAGATGCCTGATGACATGCCTGCCCAGGATGCCGCCTGCCCCGGTTACCAGGACCCGCATGGACGCACCTCTCGATGAACTGCGCACCCCGCCGAGAGCCTTCGGCTGGCAGAGGTCAGGTCGCGCTTTTGCTGCATCCAATTTCCTTATTTCCCGCTGGGGCGCATCCTTGGCGACACAACGAATATGTAAAAATGCCGATTTCAGATGACCGCGTGGCCGCCCCCAGGATTTCTAAGCACGGCAATTGACGCGAATGCCCGGCTCATGCCATCTCCTTCATGGTTAACACCAATGCCGCCTCTGCCATGCGCGAACCTTGCGCGAAAGGAATTGCCCGAGATGCATTTTATTAAAGCAAGGACGCAGAGTGATAATGAGACGGCGCTGGTTACGGTGTTCTGTGCGGTATGGCACCGTCAGAACAACAAGCTGGACCTGCTGAAGTCGCACTACATAAACCTGCGCCAACAAAGTGTCGGCGTGCGCATCATCTATATCTTCGACAATGGTGATATGCCGCCCGAATGGCTGGACGCGGACTGTTACGTCTTCTCTCAGGCACTCTCTATCTACGAGGCTTGGTCGGCGGCAGTGGCATTGAGCAATTCACTGTTCGTGATGAACCTCAATATGGATGACCGCCTGGCCACAAATGCGGTCGAGCTCCTGGTCGGAGCAGCTTGCGCTTCTTCCGCCGGAATGGTTGGAGGCGAGTGGCTGGTCTGCTTTGATAATTCCCATCTCGATGAGCCTTTCAAAGCGCCGATACTGACGGCGTCCGAATTTGCGCCGGACTGGCCTCCGAAGCCGCGTGAACGCCTGAGGCTTGGATCGGGTACCGGTGAGCGCGGTACTTTCGGTCCGGCAACACTCTGGAGCCCGAAAATGGTCGGGAAATACTATCCGAGCTACTTCGGCGACGGATCCCTTATCAGATCGGTCGGCGATGCACTGTTCTGGCATGTGTTCCAGCAAAAGAACCTGAAAACCGTTCGCCTGCCGCTCTTGATCGGGAAATATTTCTCTTCGCCGTCCGATCAGGCGGAGTTTCGGGCCAACCAGGACAATGAGCTGTATCAGCGCTACGGTCTCTCCAACGTGTCCTTTGCCGACCGTATCCTTGGTGGCGAAGTGCCGCAATTGGCATTTCAGCCCGCTGGCTGAAGATTGATGCGGCCAAAAGATTGTTTGCAGTCGCCGTCAATTCATTGAACGGTGATCAAGCTATCTCTCCTTACAGGCAATAACCTCGCGGGGACTTGCTGCGGTTTTCACCGCACCGGCTGATAATGGCCGCGCAGCGGCACCCGGCTGTCCATAGACACGACGCCGTCGCGCTCGCAGACATACATCAAAGTCGGCATGCCGCCGGAGCGGAAAATCTGGTCGTAGCGGCGGCGGATTTGTACCGTCTCGGTGTGGCAGTCGTACGATTCTTCCACCTTCTTGTCCGGCTGCGCTTTCACGCCCGGAAGATCCTTGTAGGGATAGAGCGGCTGCACGGCCTGCTTGCCGGAATTCTGCCAGTCTATGGCAAAGGCGGGCGCAGCCGAAGCGCCGGCAACAAGCGACAGCAGGAGAACCGCAGCGAACCGCATCACAACCTCTTTCACGGGCGTCTTTCGTTCGGTGCCCATGTCCAGGATGTAGGAAGATCGGAAGTCGCCATCAAGCGGAAGCGCGGGCGGGCTTGCGGAAATAACTTCTGATGATCGGATGAGAAAAGAGGCCGGCGAGGATTGCAAAACCGGCACCGACGGCAAAACCGGCAAGAAGGCCGCCGATCATGCCTGCGACCATGATGACTTTCTTGCTCGGCCCATCTGCCTTGACGGGAACTTCGGCGGGCGAGACGACGCGGATATTGCTTTGGCTCAGGTTCTGCTCTTCGCTGGTCTCGCCGGAACGCTTCAGAACTGATTCGTAAAGTTCGCGGGCGGCCGTCGCCTTGCGCTGCAGCTCGTTCAGTTGCACTTGTTTGTCCGAGGTCGTTGCCTGCAGGGCTTTCTGCACTGCCAGCTCCTTGGCGATATCGTCTTCGGCCTTCTTGGCCTGCTCATATTCGGCTCTTGCCGAGGTCGCGACCCTCTGGAGTTCGCCTTTGATCTCCACCCCGATGCTGTCAAGCGAGGAACGGGCTGCCTGAAGGCGCGGATGACGCGAACCCATCTGGCTCTGCAGGCTGCCGACGATTGCGGCCTGGGCGGCATATTGCTGCCGCAGGCTGACGAGCGGTGATGTGCCTGTGGCGCCATCCGTCTGGCTGCCGGCAACGACATCTTCGACCCGCAGATTTGCGGCGGCGTCGGCGCGGGCCTTGGCCTGAATGGTCTTTTCCTGGGCGGTGACGAGCAGCGTATTCAGGGACGAAAGGCGCTGATCGGAGATCAGATTGCCCTCGGTCGCCGCCATGTCGTTGTCGGCGCGGAAGGTTTCGACCGCCTGCTCCGCTTCCTGCACCTTGCCGCGCAGATCGTCGAGACGGCCGTCGAGTGCCGACGAGGTGGTCTCGTAAAGGCCTGATGATGCGCTGCTTTCCTCCTGCATGAAGGAGGTGACGACCTGGTTTGCGAGCTTCGCGGATTTTTCCGGATCACGCGTCGTCGCGGCAAGCGAGACCACGTAGGTGTTATTCTCGCGTGTGATCAGCAGAGCCTTCTGAAGGGTGCCGATGATGGCGGCGCCATCCGTCCTGCCGCCGGTGAATTCCGGATCCTGGTCGAGCTTCATGGCGTCGGCAACGCGACGCAATACGTTGCCCGAGGTCAGCAGCTGAACCTGGCTGTCGATCAGCGTCGAAATCATTTCCGGCGACGGGGCCGCATTCTGCGAGCCGCTGTCGGCAAGGCCGATCTGGCGCGGATCGAAATAGAGGGCGGCAACGGCGGTGAATTTCTGCGGAATACGGGGCGCGATCACCGCGCCGGCGGCAGCACCGACAAGGCAAAGACCGGCAATGATCAGGCGCCTACTCCAGACGGCGGCAACGGCAGATCTGATATCCAGCAATGGCCCGGCGACATCTGGCGCCTGCTCGACCACAGGCTCTGGTGCTGGCGAGGGTTCGGGGACGGCAGGAATATCGCGGCGCGGCGGCGGCGCGGCGCGGCTTTCCGATACTGTCGGGCGAACCGGAGGAGGACCGGGCTCGGGAGCCGGTGGAGGCGGAACGAAATCGGTCGGCCGGATGATCGGGCTGCGCGCACGGGTGCCTTCAGGCGCAGGCTGAGACGACTCATAACTGCGCCAGGCAGGCAGGCGGCTCACCCTGTTCCCGTCATACTGATTCATAACACCGCATCCGCCCGGCAAGAAAGGACGGCCGAGACAGAGCGACTTTAGAAATTCTTAGCTAACGGACCGTTAAGATGCCGGCATCGAAGCCGACGTGGCGACCTGCCGCGACCCGCGAGGATAGCCATGAAACGGAAAAGACTGCTGCACAGGCTGCTGGTTGCCGCCGTCACGGCCATTTCGTCCACTGCCCATGCCGCTGACGCACCACTTTGCTATTATGGCGTCAATCTCTCCGGCGCCGAATATGGCGAGCGCGGTGGCATCTACGGCACGAATTATACCTACCCGACCGAAGAAACGATCAGCTATTTCGCGAAGAAGGGCATGACGATCATCCGCCTGCCCTTCCGCTGGGAGCGGCTGCAGCCGACGCTTGGCGCGCGGCTCGATGATGATGAACTGCAGCGCTTGAAGGACACGGTTGCGCTGGTTCGCAAGCACAAGATAAACGTGCTGCTCGATCCGCACAATTTCGGCTATTACGACAAGGGCCAGGTCGGCAAGCCGCCAGCAACGAATGCGGCCTTTGCCGATTTCTGGGCGCGGCTTTCCGTCGAATTTGCCAATCAGGACGGCGTGCTTTTCGGGCTGATGAACGAGCCGCACGACATTCCCGCGACCGACTGGCTGAAAGCTGCCAACGCCGCGATCCGCGGCATTCGAGCGGTCGGCGCGCGCAATCTCATCCTTGTTCCCGGCACTGCCTGGAGCGGAGCGGCAAGCTGGGAAACCGATGTGATCGGCGGCGCGAACGGAACCGTCATGCTCGGCATGCGTGATCCGCTCGATTTCTACGCCTATGAATTCCATCAGTATCTCGACGCGGATTCCTCCGGCACGCACGAGACCTGCGAGGGCGCAAAGGCCGCGACCGATGCCATCACCAACGTAACCGCGTGGCTGAAGACGAACGGCAAACGCGGCTTCCTCGGTGAATTCGGCGCATCCGCAAATCCGGATTGCCTCGATGGCCTGAAGACCATGCTCACCACCATGTCCGACAATAGCGACGTCTGGCTCGGCTTCTCCTATTGGGCAGCAGGGGAATGGTGGCCGGCGACCGAACCCTTCAACGTGCAGCCGCGTGATACACCCGAGCGCCCGCAATTGCGCCTGCTTGAGCAGATGGTGGCCAGACATGCGCCCGTCTGCGCAGCGGTAAAGCCTGCGGGGAAGTGACATGGCAGCAATCGGAGAAACGAGCACGAGATTCGAAACTGTCACAGATGCGGCCGGCCCGGCTTCGCGTCTCGATTACCCTGTTTTGATCCTCGGGCTGCTCTCGGTTCTCTACAATGGCATCCTGGCCTTCATAAACCACAACGTCATGCCGCTTTCGATGACGCATGTTGCGGCCAGCGAAGGCCTGATCATGGCGAGCGCAATCATCTATATCCTGCATAAAGGGATCTACGAGGAGGACCTTCCGGCCCTCCTGTTCATGCTCTTCACGCTGATCGTGACAGTCTATGTCAGCGTGCTCAACCGCATGGCCTTTATCGATCATTTCCGCAACGTGCTGATCATCTTCTGCTTCACGGGGCTTGGAGGCTGGTGCAACGAGCGGACGCTGAAGCTGATCTTCCGTGTGGCCTGTTTCATGGTGCTGCTTTTCCTGATCTTCGAGATCATCAGCGTGCCCTTCTATGTCAGTATCGTGCATCCCTCGGACTATTTCGCCAATACGCGCGGGCTGAAGCCGCTCAGCTTCAACACAACCGGTCTTTTCCAGAATGCACTCGGCTTTCCCGGCCGATTCTCATTCGGCATCATCGATCACCGCTCGTCCTCGATCTTCCTGGAGCAGGTATCGCTCGCCAATTTCTGCGGCGTGATCGCGGTCTATCTGATTTCGATGTGGGATCGGCTGACGCGGACCGA encodes the following:
- a CDS encoding glycoside hydrolase family 5 protein; protein product: MKRKRLLHRLLVAAVTAISSTAHAADAPLCYYGVNLSGAEYGERGGIYGTNYTYPTEETISYFAKKGMTIIRLPFRWERLQPTLGARLDDDELQRLKDTVALVRKHKINVLLDPHNFGYYDKGQVGKPPATNAAFADFWARLSVEFANQDGVLFGLMNEPHDIPATDWLKAANAAIRGIRAVGARNLILVPGTAWSGAASWETDVIGGANGTVMLGMRDPLDFYAYEFHQYLDADSSGTHETCEGAKAATDAITNVTAWLKTNGKRGFLGEFGASANPDCLDGLKTMLTTMSDNSDVWLGFSYWAAGEWWPATEPFNVQPRDTPERPQLRLLEQMVARHAPVCAAVKPAGK
- a CDS encoding GumC family protein; amino-acid sequence: MNQYDGNRVSRLPAWRSYESSQPAPEGTRARSPIIRPTDFVPPPPAPEPGPPPVRPTVSESRAAPPPRRDIPAVPEPSPAPEPVVEQAPDVAGPLLDIRSAVAAVWSRRLIIAGLCLVGAAAGAVIAPRIPQKFTAVAALYFDPRQIGLADSGSQNAAPSPEMISTLIDSQVQLLTSGNVLRRVADAMKLDQDPEFTGGRTDGAAIIGTLQKALLITRENNTYVVSLAATTRDPEKSAKLANQVVTSFMQEESSASSGLYETTSSALDGRLDDLRGKVQEAEQAVETFRADNDMAATEGNLISDQRLSSLNTLLVTAQEKTIQAKARADAAANLRVEDVVAGSQTDGATGTSPLVSLRQQYAAQAAIVGSLQSQMGSRHPRLQAARSSLDSIGVEIKGELQRVATSARAEYEQAKKAEDDIAKELAVQKALQATTSDKQVQLNELQRKATAARELYESVLKRSGETSEEQNLSQSNIRVVSPAEVPVKADGPSKKVIMVAGMIGGLLAGFAVGAGFAILAGLFSHPIIRSYFRKPARASA
- a CDS encoding glycosyltransferase family 2 protein, with translation MHFIKARTQSDNETALVTVFCAVWHRQNNKLDLLKSHYINLRQQSVGVRIIYIFDNGDMPPEWLDADCYVFSQALSIYEAWSAAVALSNSLFVMNLNMDDRLATNAVELLVGAACASSAGMVGGEWLVCFDNSHLDEPFKAPILTASEFAPDWPPKPRERLRLGSGTGERGTFGPATLWSPKMVGKYYPSYFGDGSLIRSVGDALFWHVFQQKNLKTVRLPLLIGKYFSSPSDQAEFRANQDNELYQRYGLSNVSFADRILGGEVPQLAFQPAG
- a CDS encoding NAD-dependent epimerase/dehydratase family protein, whose translation is MRVLVTGAGGILGRHVIRHLAQFAPGADVIVNKADLTDLDAMRAAIAALQPIDKVIHLAALVPVASVKADPARAYAVNVGGTINLLSALERHPATFLYCSSSHIYAPSDLPIAEDAEKAPPSFYGRTKWVGESVAADICEVSGRAYCAARVFSIHDPAQTGSFLRPSIERRLAEEDLSQPFMLPGGDSVRDFLPAADAAALVVRLALSSATGAVNVGSGRGTTIRDFVQGFSSRPLDIRATGGSDTLVADISRLRQLLGDADV